One Hydrogenophaga crassostreae genomic region harbors:
- a CDS encoding phage holin family protein, with protein sequence MIHPAFIAFAKRPGLLLEHADAYTDLASAELDEWAARWKRHAVVCVAAAVLLALGLLLAGTAGLLLAALPLHAMPLPWLLWVIPGVPLLIGAGLGCSALAAKKQAPFTALRQQVSQDLATLKVLDDE encoded by the coding sequence TTGATTCACCCCGCCTTCATCGCCTTCGCCAAGCGGCCCGGCTTGCTGCTGGAACACGCCGACGCCTACACCGATCTCGCATCGGCCGAGCTCGATGAATGGGCTGCCCGCTGGAAACGGCATGCGGTGGTCTGCGTGGCCGCTGCGGTGCTGCTGGCCCTGGGTCTGCTGCTGGCTGGAACAGCAGGATTGCTGCTTGCGGCCCTGCCCTTGCACGCGATGCCCCTGCCCTGGCTGCTCTGGGTGATTCCCGGGGTACCGCTGCTGATCGGTGCGGGTCTGGGCTGCAGCGCTCTGGCCGCAAAGAAGCAAGCGCCCTTCACGGCCCTGCGCCAGCAAGTGTCCCAGGATCTGGCCACACTCAAAGTACTGGATGACGAATGA